In Pyrenophora tritici-repentis strain M4 chromosome 6, whole genome shotgun sequence, the DNA window GATCGCCCATCAAACCAGCGTCCACCCTGATTCGGGCTACGGAAGCGGCACATATCCTCCCTCGTTCCTAGGATGAAGAGACAAGTTTCCGACCTCATCACGATTCACGACCATATCTATCGTTTCACTTCAACATTTCCGATTGACCGTTTGTCTCTTGTCCAACCATCTTCTCGTTCGAGCCTGCGACTGTTGTTTCTTTTGGAACATTCATTTCTACACCTTCGTCACGTTTAACAATACACGCATTAACAAGGAGTTTATCTGGGGCTGGAGTCTTCATCATGGGATACATATTAGAAAGAGCAGGACGTTGTACGATTACGAGGGCATGGGTATAATGTTATACTGGATCTCGGCGGCATTGAGTGGAGTAGGAGGAATGAGTTTCAACTTCTCTTCTAATCCGTTATTTTTACTCGTGTAGTAGCGCCGTGTTTCGCTGTCAATCCCACTATTTTTTACAAGCACCTTCAAGTCTGCCTTGCGTAAAGAAAAGACAGCAGCCACAAAGCCCACACTTCTAGGGCGGAAGAGGCGAGTTCGTACTGTCCTAGTCTCGATACCGTACACGAGTCGACGTGTCGCCATGCTATACTTCAATCGTAATCTAAACTTTGACGGACCGAAGCGTTGGAGAAGAGTGAATCCAGTGCATACGACGTTCGCCGCGACGTCATCTCGCTAAGCTGCCCCACATTTACTCTGCACGTGCACGTGCTACCTTACCGCCTCTTCCCTGACCCAAGCCTCTTGGTATACACTCAACACCCATCCACTCGGACGGTGTGAGAACCGCCACCCGGTCAAGTAGGCCTACACACAACTCAACGTATTCTGCGAGGTCACTGCCAATTCCTATGACACACACATAAGACGATAACTCCACTCTGGAGATGCAAGTGTCTTTGTGATGTTTGACTCATTTATACGGGCGTTTCCGACCGTGCCGGTGAACTACCAGCTTCGGCAGCCTCTTGTCTCGGCGAATCGGCTTATCGCGCCACAGCTATCCATCGGAATGCAGATGACGCCTTGGACGCGAGTCGCATTGACATGGCTCTACGAGGCCCGTTGCTTCCGCTGCCAGCATCTCGACACGGAGTCCCCGGGCGCAGGGCGAGAATCGTCACGTTCCGCGTCCTCGAGGACACTACAGCTACCTCGCTCGGCCATGGTAGCTCCCGCAGCTGCGTATGCGTTGGGCTATGGGCTTGCGCGGCTCTCTAGCCACGGTTTCCTCCCCCAATGCCAGGATACCTGTACTTGTTTTTCTTCGTCCTTTTGTTAGCTCCCCTCTTGTTTTGTCTCGGCGACCTCGTATTGATGCGCAGTCTGGGACCATGTACATGGTGTGATGTTGCGGTGTTTTTTCCCTTGTATTGCTGGTGATTATAAATTCTTGGTTTCTTGCGTGGTCCCGCTGAGCTATATGCCGGTTTTCTTGTTTCGGCATTGCTTTCGCAATCTACAGTACGCACGCTCAAGTATCTGTCCGGCTTCCGCATTCTTGGCAGCTTGTCTTTTGCTTCATTTAACTTTGGTGCCGACTGTAGATCCCAGCACACCTCTCCACCCCCAAGCTATTCTTGGCAGTTGTTGTAGGGTGTTTTGGTTACGTGGCTTGGTCATGTTTTCTATTTCCCACAGACTTGACAACTCGGCATAGTTTTGCTACATTGAGTCGGTGGAGATGCATCACCCCCGGTCAAACAGCCGACAACTTCAGCTTTCCCCAAGCGGCCCCTACCGAGATGCGAATTCAGCCTCGCGGGCGCGACAACGTTGTATCAACGTTTTGTGGGTACAACGGCAACACGGATCATGGGTCTCTCGCCAGCTCGCCGGTGTTATATTGGCCCCTGCATTAGTTCGATCGACTAGCATGACCTTCAAATCCAATGGGATATGCCATAAAGGGAATATTCGATACAACTTCTCTCATTGGATATTGGACAACTGGGTGGCCGCCTAGCTTACATGATCTCGTCGAATTGTGTCGTCGTGGAACTTCCACTGGTTGGAGGTTGGAGGCTCGTGGACGCCTTGCGACCATGTATACACGAGTAAATCCTAGATAGGTTATCGGAAGTTTATTCTTGTGTTGTAGTACTTAGCACGTGACACCGCTGCTGACTCAACCGGTTGTTTTGGGAACATGTCTACACGGTTACCTGACGACCAGGCCATGATTACTCATATTACGCATATCCCTTGTCACGACTGATGACGTAGAAGAGCATTGAATTTTAGACGACAATATAGCCACAAGATACACCATCAAGAAAGCTTTAGCAAGGGTAGCAATCCGATTCGTCAAATCTAAACTCCAATCACCTTGCGCCCAACTCCTATACACGAGAACACTTGGCAGACTACAGATCCCGCCTTACATCAGCCCATCTAATACAGAAATAAAGCCCTACTCATCCTAACACCCATATCTTCCACCAAACATTCTTCATTATCCTCTTCCGGACTAATACCCAGCGCTTAACGGGTAATTCCATTGTGGCGAATGAGACAAGCCCCTACACCCATTATAGATGCTCTCACTCTTTCTCGCGGTCACGATCGCGGTCTCAGTGGTACTACGATCAGATGTGGCGCAGTGTTTGACGGCTGAAAACATGGGGGGCGGAGTTTTACGCCACTGAGCTGGGATGGGTGGGGGGCCTTGCAGCGAGGGAGGTTCATGTGTTTTTTGGTGTGTGTGGTAGATAGTGCGAGGTTTGCTGCTTGCCAAGGTTGGAGCAGGGatgtaacggtttgggacttgccaagaccgacttgggtgagagttgggtacggctatcgctaccacactttctcatcacacacacctatatagctgcagttcctccatagctacacaatgcaacgcagtcctcctcctctcctcacaccgtCACAAGGGATGGTGAGGGCGGAATGGGCGTTGTGTGGTGGGATTGTAGGGTAGGATTGTTACGGGGGGTTTTTGGCTCAAGGGCGTGAGTCAGGAGGGTGCCTGGAGGGCTGGAAGGGTGGTCTAGAAGGGACTATGGCGAGTTGTGGATAGAATTTGTTACCCGCGGGGGTTACTGGGTTGGAGAGAAGCTCGCCTTGCTAGTATGGAGAGATGTGCGTTGCGTGGGAGCCGTCGGGATGGTGGTTTATAGTAGCTTCCTAGCGGATGTCTTTGCGATGAGTTATGAAAGTAGTGTCGCGCGTGTAGGAAGATAATGGTCATGATTGTTTTACTGGCCAGTGTGTTGTTGCGCAACAGAATACAAGTCTGCTTGAGTAAGTCCAGCTGCCAATCACCGAGCAGATAAGGACACTTACGTCCTTTAGTCTTCACTCGAGGACAATGCTTTCGGATTTTGGTGATGCTTCAACCCATTGCTTCAGGTAAACTGTTCCGAGGCACAGTCTTTGGTAAACGGTACCGACATTGCCCTGAACAGGGCTTGGTATAATGAACATTACATGTAAGCAAGGCGGCATTTCGAAGACACGGAGCAGGTTTCCGTGAATGTCGAGGTAACTTTGACCGGACAAATGTTTGGACAGTGCTATTCCGCAGTCCCCGTTTTTAATATAAAGTTTGCTGATGTTATTCTCACTAACATCCCAATGATACAAGTCAGTCCTAGCAACAGTGGCACCAGGATGGTAGACGGATACCGTTTCTCGGAAATCCGCATGTTTTGGGAACTCGGCAACGTGGTCCGTCGATGTTGTTATATCCGCTTCTTGTTTGGGAGAACAAGGGCACCCGTAAAATTCACTAATGGATGGGAGTTCGGTAAAGTAAATGTCGCTAAGACTGATATAGGACGTATGTTCCTGAGACATGGAGAGGGCTATGCAGTCAACACGGGACTGTCCTAGATTGATAGTGTTGATCAATTCCCTTGCATTCTGATCTGCATGAACTACGCCTGCAAATCTCCCATTGCTTCGAATAAGAATAGGATGCTCGTGAGATCCATAAGGAGTGCAGTCTAACGTAAATGAAGCTTTTTGTGTATGAACCATTATCCGTCCGGGTACTTCCGTCAGTTCTTCGGGGATGTCCTTGAATAATTCTTTCTCATCATACTCCTGGAAAGCCTCCTGTCGATAATCAAGTGAGTTGTCGGACGATCGTTCTTGCAGCCGAGCTGAATAGTCTTCCCTAGAACAGTCGAGTTTGAAGTACTCTGGTAGTGTAGAACGTATACAGCCATTTGCCCATGCGAGTCCCACCAGAAGATTTGGACACGACGCATGTGAACCGCCAATGGCTACCCTGGTACTTGTACCATCACTCTGGACTGTTGTGCACCAATATGCAAGAGAACATATGTCCCAATTATACTGCAGGAATTTTACACTCCTCGCTGATATCCATGACCATGTAGGAAAGACATCCGTCCCTATGGTTATTGGTGGTTTGGGACAAGATTCATTCTGCACCCAGAGGATTGCAAGATTGAAGATATCCCAAGGTAGGCCAAAAGACGTCCGATGGCCATACCTTGATTCAAGTAGACCAGAGAAGGTTTGTAAGACGTCAGCCTGATTTTTCAGTGTCCTTTCCATATACTCCTGGATATGAGCCAGAAAATATTCGATGACACCCGATTCTATGCGCCATTTCGAACCAGGTGCCTCTGCAGAGATATATTCCTGAAGGGGTGTCTTATGCTCGATGTAGAGCCCATAGTCGGTAAAGAAGACCAAAACCGAAGATGGGATATGCTCTTGGTAAGTCCAGCCGCGCTGATTCCATTTGGATTTTGAGAAGACTCTTGGCAGATCTGGTGCAGGTTCGACGATTTTAAGTCCGTTCTGTAGGTCTAGGTATTCTCGTTTCTGTCTTGCACGGCTAATGCCGGACAAGCCACATGCAGCGCTCGAACCCGCCGCTGCAACAATAGTAAATGCTGCATGGTGATACAAACTCCCCATGTGCTTCAACTCGATGGAGTTCGCATCGATCTCATCTTGAACAATGCAGAGGCGGTCGATCCACAAATATCGGTGCTCCAATTCCCTACACGCTGTCATAGCGTCCAATATCGTGAGCGCCAAATCTATGTTCTCTAGGTTGCCAGGAAAGGAGAGACTATCGACATTTGAGCGCAATGTCCGGAAGTGGTTGACAGAGTCGTTTCCCTACACGTAAGATAGTGCAACATATTGTGCACCTTGCGGTAGCTGGATAACACAGCGTTGATCAACGTCAATCACGCGGATGTCGCGAAGCGGTTCGTATACGGGCAATATATGCGTCGTATCCTCGCGCTTCTGTGGTTCCATTAAAGGTGAGAGGTAGGAGCGTAGCCAAGGCCAGTCGATATATGTCCAGGGACGTGCTGCTTTTTCCTCGGGTAGAGTAGTGGTTAGATCCATTTTCCCCCATTCTACCCCCCAAGCCGCTTCGAGTTGATGTAATTCGGGATCATTGTTGATTAGCACATCTACCGTTCCCAGGTAAACCGTAAATTCTTCATCATGTTTACTTGcatcttcctcctcttttTTCCACTTTGCCTCACAGGCAATCATGAAACTGCAAACATCGCACTGTTCTGAGTTTCTAGAACATTTGTACGAAAAGGTCCAGTTTTCGTCATTAAAGCAACCAAGGAGGTGCCAGATACGAATATGTCGGCATTTCGCACATAGGTTAAACCGAATCTGCGACTTCTTGCTATCGCATCGATCACAGGCCTCGTGGAAGAATCGACGCTTCTCATTGCCGTCGCTTTTCTTATGCTTTAGGTTCAACGACGGGCAGATATCGCAGTCAACGTCGCTCTCTGACCCGGCAGCCTCCGTGACGGCAGTTTAGAGTTATCGCAAGAATGTGAGGTACAAAGGAGGAAGTGTGAAATATGAGATGATGAATGAGAAAGACAGAGGAGGGGTAGACGATTACCTGGAATTGCGGCACAGTCAAGCTGCATTTCTGCAGAGCAGTCACAACTGATCAACAACCCTGATGGGCCAAGATCGAAGGCAGGCGCACCCACTCAGCGCCTGCCTCACGCCCCGCCATCCGACAACGCCGCATCCCACTGAAAAGCCGGATCATCCAGTCTCTCCAGTCAGTCACTCAATCACACATCACCCAAAACTCAGTCAAACAAAACCCATTTCCTTGAGCACGAGCCCATGCAAATCCATATCATTGACTACATAGATATCTCTACATGAAGCGTGCCTTGGCGCACAAGTCCGAGGGTCCTCCCCCTCAAACCGTAGTTGATCAAAAGACAAAGACCATTTCAAAAGTCCTCATCTTTTCGTCGCAAATGCCCCGCCATCCATGACGCCACCCCCATATCTCAGGGGGCAACAAAGCCACGGAAGATGCGTTGAAAAAAAAACTAAACTTGAAAGAAACTCGTGTGGGCAGCTTCCCATAAACCAGCAGCAATAAATAAACTTGAGTTGTCGTTAGAGATCCAAAGAGTGGGTTTGATTGATAAAGAAGGAACAAAGAAGGAAGAAAAGAAGATTCGTAATCATAATATGCACAGAAGAAAGAGGGGTGTTGAAGAAGGGTCCGCGGTGTCGTCATCGTAGGGTACTGAATTTCGACGACGACAGCATGGGCAATGGTTTTATCCAGAAGTTGTTTGATGGAAGCACTTAAGAGCGGATGACTACACCCTGGCGGCGGGTAGTCTTCTCCTCGTAGACGTACTCGTCCTCAGAAGAGCAGTCAGAAGAGTCATCCGAGTAACCACATCGAGCACCGCCGCAGTCAAGCTTGACGCGGTCACCAGCGCGGGTGATGCCGTAGCGTTCGCACGTGCAGCATGAGCTACCAGAGCTAACACTGGACGGGCTAGAGCTGTTTGTGGAGCGGCTGGTGAGCGAGGGAACGTCTGAGCTCTCATCGGAGTCGTATTCGGAGTCATCTGACGACTCTTCGATGGTTTGCTTGGCGAAGCGGGCGTTGAGGGCCTCGAGTGTGGTCTTGTCGTACTGCGTGTTGATGACTTGGCGGGTCTCGTGCGGGCGCTGGGGCTTGGGGGCGACGATGCGTTCGGGGCTGAGGCCACGGCCCTTGGGGATGGTGGCGGTCGAGACGCGGCGTGACTTGCGGTCTGAGCTGGATGTGGTTGTCTTTGAGCTCGACTTGGCGGCGGGGATGTCGATGATGTTTAGCTTGCGACCGGTGGTGGGCTCGGTGGTGTGGTCCTTAGCGGGGTCGTGCGAGACGTGGTAGCCGTCAATAATGTACTATGTCCTAATTAGCATCCCTCCCATCGCAACATGGATGTGACATGAACATACGTAGTACCAGTAGCGCTGTCCCTGCTTCAAAGTCTGTCCTTGGAACTTGAAGCATCCGACCCAGCCTCCAGACTTCTTGGGGTCCTTTGAGAGCGGGAGTTGTCCTTGGTAGCCGTCCCATGAGCCGAGCAAGTGCACGGTCTTGCAGTTGGAGGAAGTGCGAAGAGTAAAGTTAAGCTGGATAGCGGCCATTGTGAAATTgtttctttctttctttctgAAGTAAAAATTGGTATTATGAAGTATCGTTTTCTTTCGAAATTGTCCGATGCCAAGCTAATGGATAGACGTCGAGATTGCTGAAGAAGCTGTGCGGGTGTTGAGAGATTCGTAAAAGTTTGCGAGTTTGCGTTGTCGTTTGGTGTGAATGTTCGTTTCGAGCAAGTAGAGCTGCGTATTACGTGAAGTGGACCGGCCACAAGGGAAGTGAATTACTGTGAAAAGGGTGGGTATAGGGTTGTCGGTAGAGTAGTGATAATTAGATGGCACCAGGCCTGGAGAGGAgagaggagaagaagggGGAGGGTAAAAAAGAATAGACAAAAAACGAACACAACAGCTCTGAACTTGACACACTTGCTGAAGAAAAAAAAGACGACATATGAGCGGCCACAGGCCTACTTATCTACAGACATTGCATTGCACGACTGCTGGGCGACCATTGGGCATTAGCGAGGGGCTAGCAAGCAGGCATACTGCGCTACGCCCACAGTGGACCAGACGTCGCTGCGCCCCGGTAGCGATTGATTGCACACAGGCCATTTTGGCAGGGTGTAAGCTGGTAGCGGGTGTGGAGAGCAGTCTATCGAATGTACGGCGAGCGCTTGACGGTGATGCGAGAGTGGTGCACCACTCGTCGTGTGTAGCCGGGCGTCTTGCTTCTGGCCCCTCATTCGTCAGCGCGGGCGGGGAATACATGAGTGGGTCGTCACGTAGAGCACGGGCCCGAGGTGAAAACATGCATCCAATCAGAAATGACGACGAGGTGAGCCATGTGATGTCGGGATGTGCGAGGTGCAGATCGCTTTCTGTCACACTGCATGCTCGACGGGGGAACTTAGGCTTGAAGGCTGATGACGGATGCAGAAAATTTTGCTTATCAAGGTTGCTACCTTGATCAACCTGCAGCTATCCTCCCTGCTACATAGAGTCCTATTTACAGCCATTCCGTACCCACATCTCCCACTCCACCCAATCCCATCACTCCGAGGCCAGTTTACTCGTCACCAAATGCCCCAAAGGGGACAATGGGCGGCTAATAAACTTAGTGGCTTGCAGCGCCATCCAACCACAGCATCTCTCTACCAACCTCACTTGGATACCATATGAGCAACATCTCCGGCCACATTGCGGTCACAACGTCCGCCATGTGGAAGCAAACGTATATCGTAATGCCATGCAGGGTGGGCTTGCATACAGCCTCGTAAGTGTCGAAATCATGCATTGTCAGGAGACGGAACAAGGACGGGCACTTCGGTGCGGCTGAGGCACAGCGCTTCGACACCAGGTACGCGAAATGAAGGCTGTATCGCTCAATGACGGGAGTTTGCACCTCGGGTACGTCATTGTTCGTCGGGTATGGATAAGTGATGAATTCCTTGGGCACACAAGAAGCAGGGTACATGCTGTGTCACTGTTGTGCTCTTCGAAGCTTCCTGCTTCGACTTGGAATAGATCCGCCGAGAATGTGGCCTTGCTTTTGCGTCTGCGTCCCTCAACTCCCAACGCCCCATGGCGCACATCAATCGGACAGTTTCCAATCCCACATGGATGCCCAGCAAGACTAGACTGAAAAGAGTGAGGTTCATCTTGAAAGCCTACGCGCCGTACCCAGGACATGAACGCTACAGATGCACCGTCACCGGAGGCCTGCCCAATAAGATCGAGTATTGGTCACGCAGACAGCCACTTCACTATTAGCTCCTCAACATGATCATGCAAGGCCCGCACTCGCATCTTGACATGAAGCCACTTGATATTACATGCAGGTTCGAGTAGTTCAACGCCGCCATGACCTGGTATCGTGAATATCGTACATGCATTCTGTCCGAAGCTTGCCGACTCAGCAACCCAATAGATTGGCCAATTCCTCTGGCGTCAACGTGCTCTTTCTCCTCTTTGGCCTGCCACCGACTCTTGTCCTGACTGGAGACCTAGCTGCGCGCCTTGTGGTTACGTCTTCAGAGACTGCGACGCTGTCATCCACCTGTGCGGTGGGGCTGGTAAACTTTTGGCCGTCGGTTACGGCGGCAGCTTCCGCAGCTTCTCGTAGCTTGTCTTTGACCTTCAACTTGGGTGACGGCTCATCGGGGTGGGCATGTGGGCTAGAGAGGCGTTTCTTGGTCTGATGAAGGTTGTTAGTATTGGATATTGGAAGAAGAGGTGCTTGAGATGAAGGGAAAGAAAACTTTGCTGCTCGTCAAAATCATGGTAACGTACATGGCGTGGTGCCCGGCCATCTCGACTTGCTTGTCTCGATGCTCGTTCTTGAGACTGTGGTGGCTTGGCTGCAGAGCTTGGGCGACTAGGCTTCTCCGCACCAACTAGGTCGATCCCAGAGGCATCCGCGTTCTCGTTTTCGACTTGAGAGGGTGTGTTGGGTATGGATGGTGAAAAGGCTACCTTTCTGGGCGACTTGTTGCCGCTGGTTTCTCCAAGCGCTGATTGACTGGGTTGCAGCTTGATCTTGAACATATCGGGTCCCTTGGTCCTTTCCGGAGCTTCCTCTACTCTGGGTGAAAGATGGCGCTCTGTGTCTTGTTGCTCTCTTTGCTCGTCAGAATCATCCACATCTTCGTCAAAGACTGAGCTGGCAGCctcatcctcttcttcctcctcgtcctcgtcctcgtcctcgtcgaTGATGGAAATGCCTTCATGGTTGGCCGCTTCTAGGCCATGACTAAAACCGAGACCCATCCTAAGCTCTTCGAGGTTGATAGTGTCGCCATTGGTCATGCGCTTCCTCCAGGAGTCCATCAAAATGAAAGACTCGCGTAGACGAGCTTCCATCTTCTCCCAGCCGGCCCGTAGTCTGTGTATCTCTTCTTCGCGCATCTCGACCTCCTCCACTGACACAAAATTCGGGTTGGTGAGCAGATTCTTCAGATTGTCCAGGACTGTGTCCATGTCATCGGCTAGGGTCTCGTAGTTGGTGGGCAGCGCGTGGAGCATGCCCTGTCGTGCGCtgtcgtcgtcttcatccaGAACCGATGCATCTTCTTCGCCCCCTTTCCCATTCTGCTCTGACATGCCCTGGAGCTCCCTCAGTGTCAGGAGTGTGCTCCGTACAAGACCGATCAGATTGTCGTTCTCATCGCTCAAGCTCTGGCTTAGATGAGTCAAGAACTCAGTCGTCTCCTGTTTGAGACTATACTCAGGGTCGTCGACATTTGGCACCTCGTCGCGTACAGTGCTGGTAGTGCCTAGGCCCACGCTTCCGGGGTTGATTGTGATACTTGCGCCCACCAGACCCGTCTTGTTGCCCCGCTGTTGGCTTGTTAGGTGACTCTTGAGCCTTGAGATCTCTCTATCGCGTTTTCGCACGTCGTTTGTGCAACTTGTCCGTACTTGGTCAACCGTCGTCTTCAATCGCTGCATCTCTGCGCGCAACTTTCGTGCCGATGATTCAGCGGTTTGCAAAGCTTTGCGCGCCGATTGTTCTTGCGCCTGGGCGAGCGACAACTGTCGCGAGAGGTCTGCATTGCGGTTATGTTGCTTTTCCAAAGCAGCTGTTTGGCGCGTCGATTCCGAGCGGAGGCTTCGCAGCGTTTCGGCGATGGATTCGCGGTACTCGTGGTCGCGCTATGCACTCGTTAGGGGTATGTCGTCGAAAATAACACGGTGGCATATGCATACATCGCGCTTCAGTATCAAATCGTGGACTAGGTTGATAATCTGAGCCATGGTGGCTTCTTTCCCTCCTTCGCCCCTTGATGGGTGCGCAAACTCAATGGGCTTGCCATTGCGCAACAATCCCCGCGCAAGAAGTAAGTTGTTGATGTAGGTCGATGCAGTCTTAAGATTATATGACTCCATCTTGATGGGCGGCTTTCGGCGTCGTGGGCGGCAGCGTCGTCGGGAAGGCTGCTCGTCCAATGTTTGTTTACCAGTGTTCCTAATCCAGCGGAAGGAGCAACCGGCCAGTCCGCGCTAACCAGGTTCCTGACACGAACTACCGATATCTCCGCGACAACTCGTGGACAGCACCACTCCACCACCATCTTAGCATGCGAACATCACTGAAGAGATGGGTTATTTGAGGACGTTTCGTAGATAAGTATTATCGCACGCCACGTGGTAACTTCCTCGCCCAAACAGTTGTACAAGACCACCTGTTCGAGTTTTGATGTTTAGCCAAGACGCTAGTGGTTGGTACCTAGGTAACGTAGACCTTGGTGAGAAACTCCAAACTTTATGCCACCCACATGCCACTCACATGCCATCAACATGTCATCAACACCATAAATACGGCTTCAATACTCCAAACTCGTATATCCTGTCAGATCTAGTACCGTCTGTTCAGTTTCAAATCATGCCCAGGTCGTGTAGCCTAAAGTATGCGCGCTGTGGTTAGGTTACTCAACACAGTCCTTTTGGAGAAAAAGGATAACCTGCATGCTCAATTTGAGATCAGTTTGATCTAGAACAGACCCAGTAGTAGCAGTAGACAGATTACTGTGGATATAGCAGTAGTTCATGACGCCAGTCTATCAACGAAGCCTTCCAAAGTAAAACATCAATTTGCTCGAATAACTTAGAATTACCATGCAGCAAAAGGCAATGGATGCGGAAAATTAATCGCTATAGAGTTATTTGACTGCTGCGCTACAACCAACATTTGTCTAAGATACAAGATTTTCGGCGTTTCTCTGATAAGAGAGAGGTACCTCCATCTCAAGAGTAACAGAGTGTTCCTCCTGCATCTAGCCCGCAATGGAGTAGAATAACAACGAATCTTGGCCGGCCGAGAGCGCGAACGTAAAGTCGACGAATTGGCCCATTCGAAGATTGTGTGGCCTACCAATAGGGGAACATTGAGGGCTATTCTGTTGTGTGTTGCCCGGGTCCATTTGGCAGAGTTTCAGGTTGAAGCCGCGGAGATTCGCTGTGATAGGGGTTATGGGCTTGACCACAAACGTCCGATCGCTGCCTTTAAAAAATGTTAATGATTGTCGTGGAATAAACAATATGGTCACTTACTTAGTACATTGGCACTCACGGACGCTTCTGTGTTATCCTCTAATACCTCGATACCAATGGCGACCACGTTCTTGTCCTTTGCCTTGTAATTTCTGTACCCATATTGTCTCTTGGCAGTTCGGACGCCTTGCCTGGGCGGTGTACTTGGCTGGCAAAGGATATCCTCGATAAATGATTCTTCACCTCCAGGATCCACTCCGTTAGGGATACTAAGCTGCACACAGACGGTATTCTCGGGGCACTCGCCGGGCCGGAAAACGCCAAAGCCTTCGCCATTCGCAGGCTCACATTCGTCCTGCCAGGCTCGAGGGCTGACATCCGACCTGCATTCGCGTTGTATCCAAGTTTCGCCCTTAAGACAGGTATTTTGAGCCGGTTGTCGCTTTTCCAGCGCAGATAGAGCACGCTTAGCATGGTTCCACTCAGCCCGTTTCTTAATTTGTGCTAACTCTTCATGGTAGGCGCGGACTTCCTCGATGTATTCCCTTGGGATAATGTCCTCAACGGTAGGGGCATGTCCGACAACATTTGCGGTCGGTGCCGACAAGACCGGAATGGCCAAAAGAGAGCCGATGATAAGGGCTGGAATATCCAGCTTGAGAGCAACCATGGTAAAGATTGGGAGACATGGAAGTGATGGTAA includes these proteins:
- a CDS encoding HET domain containing protein, whose translation is MDLTTTLPEEKAARPWTYIDWPWLRSYLSPLMEPQKREDTTHILPVYEPLRDIRVIDVDQRCVIQLPQGAQYVALSYVLSFPGNLENIDLALTILDAMTACRELEHRYLWIDRLCIVQDEIDANSIELKHMGSLYHHAAFTIVAAAGSSAACGLSGISRARQKREYLDLQNGLKIVEPAPDLPRVFSKSKWNQRGWTYQEHIPSSVLVFFTDYGLYIEHKTPLQEYISAEAPGSKWRIESGVIEYFLAHIQEYMERTLKNQADVLQTFSGLLESRYGHRTSFGLPWDIFNLAILWVQNESCPKPPITIGTDVFPTWSWISARSVKFLQYNWDICSLAYWCTTVQSDGTSTRVAIGGSHASCPNLLVGLAWANGCIRSTLPEYFKLDCSREDYSARLQERSSDNSLDYRQEAFQEYDEKELFKDIPEELTEVPGRIMVHTQKASFTLDCTPYGSHEHPILIRSNGRFAGVVHADQNARELINTINLGQSRVDCIALSMSQEHTSYISLSDIYFTELPSISEFYGCPCSPKQEADITTSTDHVAEFPKHADFRETVSVYHPGATVARTDLYHWDVSENNISKLYIKNGDCGIALSKHLSGQSYLDIHGNLLRVFEMPPCLHVMFIIPSPVQGNVGTVYQRLCLGTVYLKQWVEASPKSESIVLE
- a CDS encoding Atrophin-1 multi-domain protein; translation: MAAIQLNFTLRTSSNCKTVHLLGSWDGYQGQLPLSKDPKKSGGWVGCFKFQGQTLKQGQRYWYYYIIDGYHVSHDPAKDHTTEPTTGRKLNIIDIPAAKSSSKTTTSSSDRKSRRVSTATIPKGRGLSPERIVAPKPQRPHETRQVINTQYDKTTLEALNARFAKQTIEESSDDSEYDSDESSDVPSLTSRSTNSSSPSSVSSGSSCCTCERYGITRAGDRVKLDCGGARCGYSDDSSDCSSEDEYVYEEKTTRRQGVVIRS